One Polaribacter sp. SA4-12 genomic window carries:
- a CDS encoding LytR/AlgR family response regulator transcription factor: MNTINCVIVDDEPIARNILETFVAKIPNFNLVKSCKNAMEAFEIANSQNIDLFFLDINMPDISGLSLAKTINKKSKIIFTTAYREYAVDGFDLQAVDYLLKPIAFDRFLQAVNKFFETQSVIVKQVVVEETPIKNDYIFVRSERKMVKINFDEILYVESLSDYIKIHTIDTVLVTRETISNLEMKLPSQQFLRIHRSYIVNLSKTDSYTNEFIEIEKNAIPISRTYKENVLKKLTENSLK, encoded by the coding sequence ATGAATACCATTAATTGTGTTATTGTTGATGATGAACCAATTGCTAGAAATATTCTAGAAACTTTTGTGGCTAAAATTCCGAATTTTAATTTGGTAAAAAGTTGCAAGAACGCGATGGAAGCTTTCGAAATAGCAAATTCTCAAAATATAGACCTATTCTTTTTAGATATTAATATGCCAGACATCTCTGGTTTGTCTTTAGCTAAAACAATAAACAAGAAATCTAAAATTATTTTTACAACTGCTTACAGAGAATATGCTGTTGATGGTTTCGATTTACAAGCGGTAGATTATTTACTAAAACCAATTGCTTTTGATCGTTTTTTACAAGCGGTCAATAAATTTTTTGAAACGCAATCTGTTATTGTGAAGCAAGTTGTTGTTGAGGAAACTCCAATAAAGAACGATTATATTTTTGTACGTTCAGAACGTAAAATGGTAAAGATAAATTTTGATGAAATTCTATATGTTGAGAGTTTATCTGATTATATCAAAATTCATACAATAGATACCGTTTTAGTAACGAGAGAAACGATTAGTAATTTAGAAATGAAATTGCCATCTCAACAATTTTTAAGAATTCATAGATCTTATATTGTTAATTTAAGCAAAACAGATTCTTATACGAATGAATTTATTGAAATTGAAAAAAATGCAATTCCTATAAGTAGAACGTACAA
- a CDS encoding MotA/TolQ/ExbB proton channel family protein encodes MKFIIEGGPLFMITLLILLIVIVVLFIKGLKDNTEKTHKLISSLALFSFVFGVLGFVIGLLQALEMISVANSVSSQVLAVGFRVGLLAPTFGMIIFLIGKLFTIILTWKKK; translated from the coding sequence ATGAAATTCATTATTGAAGGAGGACCACTATTTATGATTACGTTATTAATCTTATTAATTGTAATTGTTGTTTTATTTATTAAAGGCTTAAAAGACAATACCGAAAAAACCCACAAACTCATTAGTTCTTTAGCCTTATTTTCTTTTGTGTTTGGTGTTTTAGGCTTTGTTATTGGTCTTTTACAAGCATTAGAAATGATAAGTGTAGCAAATAGTGTGTCAAGTCAAGTTTTAGCTGTTGGTTTTAGAGTTGGTTTACTCGCACCTACTTTTGGAATGATAATTTTTTTAATAGGGAAATTATTTACCATTATTTTAACTTGGAAAAAAAAGTAA
- a CDS encoding thiamine diphosphokinase, whose amino-acid sequence MNKGTVFLLLNGEPPKNLPNISNYEVICATDGAYHFLEKNEIKPNFISGDFDSIENLPKNIEVIHTPNQDFTDFDKILQILFEKGFKNVDVFGASGKEQDHFLGNLHTTIQWKNKLSLTFFDNHSRYFLADKNTKILNSVDKTISLVPFPEAKNINTKGLQYSLNDENLTFGQRIGTRNKAIKNKVEISFKTGELFIFINH is encoded by the coding sequence ATGAATAAAGGAACTGTCTTTTTACTTTTAAATGGAGAACCTCCAAAAAACCTTCCCAACATTTCTAATTACGAAGTTATTTGCGCTACAGATGGCGCTTATCACTTTTTAGAAAAAAATGAAATTAAACCCAATTTTATTAGTGGCGATTTTGATTCCATAGAAAACCTACCAAAAAATATTGAAGTAATTCATACTCCGAATCAAGATTTTACTGATTTTGATAAAATACTTCAAATCTTATTTGAAAAAGGTTTTAAAAATGTTGATGTATTTGGCGCAAGTGGAAAAGAACAAGATCATTTTTTAGGAAACCTACACACAACAATTCAGTGGAAAAATAAATTAAGTCTTACTTTTTTTGACAATCATAGTCGTTATTTTCTAGCGGATAAAAATACTAAAATCTTAAACTCTGTTGATAAAACAATTTCTTTAGTTCCTTTTCCTGAAGCAAAAAACATCAATACAAAAGGACTACAATATTCTTTAAATGATGAGAATTTGACTTTCGGACAAAGAATTGGCACAAGAAACAAAGCGATTAAAAACAAGGTGGAAATCAGTTTTAAAACTGGAGAATTGTTTATTTTTATCAATCATTAA
- a CDS encoding VOC family protein: MSSFSFNHIALSVKDVDTSIDFYQKVFQFKEIKNTASNSKTRWLSIGEGKQLHLIPRPDFEIKVNKAVHFALSTVNIDSFVVHLKELKIDYSDWIGSQNKDYVRKDGIKQVYFQDPNGYWIEINDDIK, translated from the coding sequence ATGAGCTCTTTTTCATTTAATCACATTGCACTTTCCGTAAAAGATGTAGACACATCTATAGACTTTTATCAAAAAGTGTTTCAATTTAAAGAAATAAAAAATACTGCCTCTAACTCTAAAACTAGATGGTTATCTATTGGAGAAGGCAAACAACTTCATCTAATTCCACGTCCTGACTTTGAAATAAAGGTAAATAAAGCTGTTCACTTTGCTTTGTCAACGGTTAATATAGATTCATTTGTAGTACATCTAAAAGAATTAAAAATTGATTATTCTGATTGGATTGGTTCTCAAAATAAAGATTACGTTCGAAAAGATGGTATTAAACAAGTTTACTTTCAAGACCCAAATGGTTATTGGATTGAAATAAATGATGATATTAAATAA
- a CDS encoding thioredoxin family protein: protein MALTESNEFIIGTKAPSFNLINTVNGAFVSLEEIKGDRGTVIMFICNHCPFVIHVNSALVKMANDYYQKGIRFIAISSNDVENYPQDAPKFMKQLVIEENFPFPYLYDETQEVAKAYNAACTPDFYIFDADLKSVYHGQLDNSRPGNGMPVTGIDLRNSLDNLLENKPALENQKPSMGCGIKWK from the coding sequence ATGGCATTAACAGAATCAAATGAATTTATAATAGGAACTAAAGCTCCTAGTTTTAATTTAATAAATACAGTTAATGGTGCTTTTGTTTCTTTAGAAGAGATTAAGGGTGATAGAGGAACTGTCATTATGTTTATTTGTAATCATTGCCCTTTTGTAATTCATGTAAATTCAGCCTTGGTTAAAATGGCGAACGATTATTATCAAAAAGGAATTCGTTTTATAGCGATTAGTTCTAATGATGTAGAAAATTATCCACAAGATGCTCCTAAATTCATGAAGCAATTGGTTATAGAAGAAAATTTCCCTTTTCCTTATTTGTATGATGAAACTCAAGAAGTAGCAAAAGCATATAATGCGGCTTGTACTCCAGATTTTTATATTTTTGATGCTGATTTAAAGTCAGTTTATCATGGGCAATTAGATAATTCAAGACCTGGAAATGGAATGCCTGTTACTGGAATTGATTTGCGGAATTCTCTTGATAATTTATTGGAAAATAAACCTGCTTTAGAAAATCAAAAACCAAGTATGGGTTGTGGTATTAAGTGGAAATAG
- a CDS encoding sensor histidine kinase yields the protein MNKLVLKVFKKVSLHLFFWLIVWFFFSSFFSVGSKNENFIFWFSTILSTISILSSYVFVYYLIPEFLITQKHKIFILYTFYAFVFIVCAVLMTVVFGFVFFYNLEYQQMPALTKSLAVILVCVILIVVLASGLKILKHSYKSLEEKKTLENKFLQTKLELKEQELKFLKMQIHPHFLFNSLNTIYGFAIAKADEAPEMILKLSNLLDYILYQVEKPKVLLIEEVNHLEDYISLEKMRFHDTLKVNFNKEKLNDSLQIPPMLLIPFVENSFKHGVIINGVLNVDIRLRTVNNCLVFEVENSSKRKEEASTGIGLPNIRKRLEMLYPEKHQLEIIENNDTFKVHLKIEF from the coding sequence ATGAATAAGTTGGTGTTAAAAGTTTTTAAAAAAGTTTCATTACACTTGTTTTTTTGGCTGATTGTTTGGTTTTTCTTTTCTAGTTTTTTTAGTGTTGGTTCTAAAAACGAAAATTTTATTTTTTGGTTTTCGACCATTTTAAGTACTATTTCAATTTTATCTTCTTACGTTTTTGTATATTATTTAATTCCTGAATTTTTAATTACTCAAAAACACAAAATTTTTATTTTATATACTTTTTATGCATTTGTTTTTATTGTTTGTGCAGTTTTAATGACAGTTGTTTTCGGTTTCGTCTTTTTCTACAATTTAGAGTATCAACAAATGCCAGCATTAACAAAAAGTCTTGCTGTAATCTTAGTTTGTGTTATACTAATTGTTGTTTTGGCAAGTGGTTTAAAAATTTTAAAACACAGTTATAAGTCTTTAGAAGAAAAGAAAACTTTAGAAAATAAATTTTTACAAACTAAGTTAGAGTTAAAAGAACAAGAGTTAAAGTTTTTAAAGATGCAAATTCATCCGCATTTTTTGTTTAATTCTCTAAATACTATTTATGGTTTTGCAATCGCTAAAGCGGATGAAGCGCCAGAAATGATTTTAAAATTATCTAATTTGTTAGATTATATTTTATATCAAGTAGAGAAACCAAAAGTACTTTTAATAGAAGAAGTAAATCATTTAGAAGACTATATTTCATTAGAAAAAATGCGTTTTCATGATACTTTAAAAGTGAATTTTAATAAAGAGAAATTGAACGATTCTCTTCAAATTCCGCCAATGTTATTAATTCCTTTTGTAGAAAATAGTTTTAAACATGGTGTAATTATAAATGGAGTTTTAAATGTTGATATTCGTCTAAGAACAGTAAATAATTGTCTGGTTTTTGAGGTAGAAAATTCATCCAAAAGAAAAGAAGAAGCGAGTACAGGAATTGGACTTCCTAATATTAGAAAACGTTTAGAAATGTTGTATCCAGAGAAACATCAATTAGAAATAATTGAAAATAATGATACTTTTAAAGTACATTTAAAAATTGAATTTTAA